From the Deinococcus sonorensis KR-87 genome, the window GAACCTGCCCACCGTGGACGGCGTGACGGTCCACACGGGCACGTACCCCAGGGGCCGCCCGTACCAGCACCTGCATTTCACGGCGCACCACCCGGACGGCACCACCCTCAGCCCCGCGCCCGGCCTGCTGTCGCGTGGGCGGGATGCGGCATTATTTCTGAACGCGTCAGCGGGCGACGCGGTGCTGTTCTATCTCGGCATCGATGGGCAGACTGGCCCCTCAGACCCGTTCACGCCACGGGCCTTCCGGGTGCGTGCCCCCTTCTTGGATCAGGTGCGCGAGGCGCTGGGGAACTGGCCGGACGCCACACCTGGTGTGTATTAACCCAGGCGCTGCTTTGCATTGACCTAGTCGCTGTCAGCCCTTCAACGTTCTGCTGGCTCATAGGGGGCGTTATGGTCGTGACAAACATTTGACTTGACCAACACATGAATACTAAGGTGGCCTCTCCATATCAGAAAGGCCACCCTAACAGCGCTGATTCAGTTCATATGAATGAGGAGATGGGCCTTCTAGAAGCCATTGGGCACACTATTCTTCAGGTCACGGGCGCCTGTCATCGTAGCTGGCGCTGTCGCGAGGGGTAACCAGGCATTGTCGAACCACACCAGCTCCGCATTCGTGCTGTTTGTGTACGTCAGTGTTTCGGTATGTTGCGAGTCCAGCGACTGTTTGGTGATGTAGGTGAACTCTATGGCGTTCCACCCCTTCTGCAGGTTCAGGTCCATCTGGAAGGTCCTGGAAACTGAGGCGGGCCCACAAATATCAGCACCCGAGATGCGGGTCGCTTGATCCGCATACATCCAGTGACGGGCCGTGGTCCCATAAATCACGGACCCGTCAGTGTCGTGGATGGTTGGGTTAGTACGCGACGTCTTCAAGACACCCATGAAATAGCCAGCGTGAAACAAGCCCGCCGCATCCACTTCTAATAGGCCGGCGACGGGGGTCATGGTCAGCGTGCCCTTGCACCAGGGGTCCGTCGGATCAATCGGTAACCCCTGCAGTAAGGGAGCAACAGCGGCGGCGTCTGGAGGGGTCATGTTGAACGTCCCATCTGCCGCCACAGGTGCTGAAGCTGAGGCGATGTCCCTCAATCTGGCGTCCATAAGCTGCACAGTGGCTGTGCCGTCGGCCGTCCAGCGTTCCTGACCCTCCACTCGTCCGTTTAGAACCGTCAGAGGCGCGATGCTGGGAACAGGGACGGATGGAGTGGAGACGGAGGGGCTGGGGAGGGGGGGACTGGAGCAGGCGATCAGCACGATCGGCAGCGCAACGGCGCTCAGGACATAAAGATGTTTTTTCATCGGATCACTCCAGCCCGCGTTATGACTGACCTAAGCAGAATGTGTGCATTAAGGGGCTTTCTGCACCAAAACGGTAAGTTCCATTTTCAGCCCTCATTCACTCGCGGTGAAAGAACGTGCTGTGTGACTGCATCCCCTTGGAAACGCCGCTCGTTGCGGCACCCCCACTCTGGGCCAAGGCCATAGCGTTGATCCCTTCAGCGGTCCAGACAGTCGGCGCATTTGCGGCCTTGCTAACCTTCTCTGTCATCGTCTGATGCCCATCCGGGAAGGTGACATTGGTATCTGCGACCGTCAGGGCATTCCAGCCCGACTGCAGGGTCAATTCAATCTGGGTGGTGACAGTGACTGCTGTCGTTGAACCCTGATTTTGCGGGCACGTCAGGTCGACGGACATGTGCGTTGGCACGTCAACATAAAGCCAGCTATGAAGTGTGGTGGCCTTCGTGGTGGAACCGTCACTGTTCTGGGTCGTCTTGCTGTCCTGGGACGTCAGCTCGGCCTGAGGTTGGCCATCATGAAATAAGAACAGCGATCCAAATTCAAAAAAGTTGGCGGTCGCCGGGGTCACGACGGCCCTTCCGCTACAGGCGCTGTCAACTTCCTGACTGGGGACCTGCTGCAGACGGGGTGCCACTTCAGCGGCTGTGGGGAGCGTCAGCGTGAACGAGCCATCTGCGGCCACAGGTGCTGTCTTCATCGGCGGTACGCCGAACACCAGGTCATAGATTGAGCTCACGAGCTGAACGCTGGCGGTGCCCCCCGAAGTCAAAGCATCCTGGCCCTGAATCCGTCCGTTCATCTCCGTGATAGGCGTGACGGTGGGGACGGCGGGGCCGGGGCAGGCGGTCAACACGAGCGGCAGCGCGACGGCGCTCAGGACATAAAGACGTTTTTTCATCAGGGGCACTCTAGCCCGCGTCAGGGTTCACCTCACCAAAATGTGTGGCGTTGGCGTGATGAGCCCCGGTGGTGATTCAGTGAACCTTCGACCCACTCTGAAACAGCCAAGCATGAAGGTCTAATTATTCACAGGGGGCATGTCAATACATAACAGTGCCGGTATTAATAGGCCCCTTCTCCTAAACGCTTCACCTGGGCCAGTGTCGCAGCTGCCGTCTCTAGTCCCTGCAATTCGCCTAGTGTCATCAAAATGGCGTCCTGGCGGGGTGGATCATTGCGTCGCAGGAGCAGCAGGTCAGTTCGTTTCTTCTCGATCAGGACTTCGAGAGCCTTTGCGTACACGTCGAGTGTCAACGTCATTCCTCCATATTGGTATGGATCACGGCAGCGCGGACAGTGTGATTTGAACCGGCTCAGAGTGCATTGGCGCCATATACGTTTCACCGTTCTGACCGCAATGCGACATCTCCGGTCGGAAGTAGCGCTCCGCCTCTCCCGAGCAGGTGAGTTTTATCAGCACCCACACCGTCCTCTGCTTCACCACTTTGTCTATGATCTACTCCACCACATGTGCGGCGCCAAGCTCTACAGTGCATGTTTAACTGGGTCATGACGACAATCAGCCCAAATGCAGACTTCAGACGCCCTATCGCCCGACGGTGGGTGCTGGCGCTGCTCACGCCGCTCTTAGCCCTGAGTAGTTGCGGCAGCGGATACCGCCACATGTATAGTCCTGCAGAATTGCAGCCGTACTACGTCAACACACCGCCGGAAGCGATCCCGCAGAGCACGACGCCGCTGGGGGAGGACTTCACCTACAGTGGGACCGTCCGAAACTGGCAGGCCAGCCGGACCATCAACCTGTATGCCCCGTTCTCGGGCGAGACGCCCCCAAGCACGGCGGATGGGCAACTCAGCGCCAGTGGGCAGATCAGCTTCTCCAGGCGCCTGTTTGACCTAGCTGAGCCGACCAGCGACTTCCGAAAAATATTGGGATACTTTCCGGCCTACTGCCCCATGAACACGCTGCGCCTCAGCAAAAACGTGCAGGTGCGTTTGTTGTGGGCCAGGCTCCGGGTGATGAACACGGACATTCGGGCGGCCACCGGACAAGGAATGACGCCCCAGTCGTCACCCCCGCCTCCCAACTACCGCCAGCTGGTCCCGGCATCCACCAGCTATGCCCCCGGCTCCACCGTTGACACCCTGCTGCTGTGGAGCCCGGAACCATTCACCGCCCAAGGTGAGACGCGCTGCCTGGAGGGATCAGACCTGTACGTGGGCCAATACAACACCCGGATCAATGTGAAGCTGGAGCGTGGCTGGAATGCCCTCACCTACACCCTGAGTGGCGCAAGCGGCTCCACCGGGGACACCAGTCTGCGATTCGACGACTGGGCGGCAGCCCCTGTCGCCAGCCTGACCGACTGGCATTGAGCGAGCGGGCGGAGCCCGATGTGAGCATTATCAGGACGGAATGACCACGTTGGGGCCAGCGCAGGATCAGCCTGTTCATACGAACCGGAGCTGTTGTCTACAACGGCCTGATATTGCTTCAGGCGTATGGTAGGCACTTGTGCTGCCTAATAAAAGTTGGTCTCAGCCCCGGTACGCGTAAGGGACGGCCGCCCCAGTCGCCTTTAGGCTCAGCAGCTCAGCCACGCTGACCGGCTGCCCCGTCAGGGTGTGCAAGATGCCCGCCACCGCTGCCAGCGTCTGCAGGTCTATGCGGGAGGTCTCGCCACGGGCCAGCCGATACACCGTCCCAGCATCCAACGTCCCCTGAGCCGTGCCGCTCATGGCGACCTGATACACACTCAGGCCCCGCGTCTCGCAGGCTTCTCTGAGGGTGATCCGGGCCGCGTAAGGCGTGGGGCCGATCGTGTCGAAGCCCAGGTGTGAGCGCCGGCCGGTCGGGACCGCCAGCCGGGCATGCCAGCGGCGGCTCCCACTCATGCCTGTTCGCCGATTACCTGGGCCGTGGCCCGCTGTACCGCCATAGGCCAGCAGCCCAGCGGGCGCAGGCTTCGAAGGCCGGGAGGCTCACCCCATCCGGCAAGATTGCGCCCGGCTCCAGGGCCTCCCGCTTCGCTGCGTCACAGCGGGCAGCCTCCGCTTCGCAATACTGCACCGCTCCAGCCGGTGCAGCCGGATAGGGCGCCCCTTCCGGTGAGTCTTCCACGGCATCCCACCAGGCGCGTACCGCGTCCCCATCCGGCAGTGGGTCAGCCTGCACAACCTCCCACACCCGCTTGATCCTGGCCACCCACGCCGGGTCAGCGTCCATCAGCTCAAAAACGGCCGCACGGTCTGCCGGGGCCAAGCGCTGAACGGCCTGGGTGGACTGTTGTTCTTTGCGGGTCTCGACCTGGGCCACCCGTTCCCGCTCCCGCTGTTCCAGGGCCGCCAGCCGGGCCACCGTACCGCGCCCGGCGCTCATGGCCTGGCCCCATCCTGTGTTCTGCACTCCTGGGCCATGGTGAGCACTTCCGCGTCCGTCAGGGCGGCCAGCGTGTGCCGGAAGGCGCTCAGGTCGGGCTGCAGGTCCAGAGCCAAGGGTGCCGCTGAGCCTCTGTCCATCATCCGCGCTACCCGGCCTTCCAGCGCTTCTACTCGCTGCTCCAGCGTCATTCCGCCACCGTCCCGAAGGCGGCTCGGTAGGCGCTCAGGGTCAGTTCTGGCGAGACTTCGCCCGTGTGTCCCGCCTCCCATGTGGCCTCAATCAATGCCGCCACCCCCCGCGCCCCGCGTGCTTCCACGTCCCGGCGCAACACGTCCGGCAGAGCAGACAGGACCGCCTCAACCTCAGCCATCAGTGCCCGGCGCTCCGGCTGGCCCTCGCTGTCCTGCCGGACGGTCTGCCGTCCTTCCAGCTGCAACACCCGGCGCAGCAGGGCCGACCGCCCGCCCGTCATGGCTGCCCACCGCTCAGGCGGTTCACCTGCTGCAGTTTGGCCGCGACCATCCGCCCCGCAACCTGTCCGGCTGCGCCCGGTCCGGCTTCCTGTTCGACCACGGCCAGCACCTCACGCAATAGGGCCAGCAGATCAGCCAGCGGCACATGCTCAGCGGCCCAGGCAGCCCGCACTGCTTCCAGACGATCCACCCGGAGACGCCGCCCGCTCATGACTGCCTCGCCAGGAACGCCCACAGGGCCAGGGCGGGCCGGTCGCTGTGGAGGCTTTCCGGTGCGCCTTGTGCGGCCCGGTCCAGGGCTTCCGGCGTCACCTGGGCCTGCAGGTCAGACGGCAGGGAGGCCCACAGACTCACGGATGGGCCGCGCTCGGCTTCAAGACGGCGCAGGCGGGAACGCTGGCCGCTCATGCCGCGCCCCGGCTGCTCAGCTGGCCCGCGCCCTCTGCCTGCGCTTCCAGGGCCGTCAGACGGGCTTCCAGCTCGCCCACTTCCACGATCCGGGCATAGGCCGCTGCCCCTTGCGAGACCGCGTGAATGGCCTTGAGGCTGAGGGTGTCGTCATCACTGTCGAGAATGTCTCCGGCCCGCTGCAGGGCCTTCCAGAGCAGGGCGCGGGCATCTTCGAGGGTGCCCGGCTGGGCCTGTCGCTTCCGGCGCTTGGCCTGCCGGGCTTCCATAGGGTTGGGGTTGCTCATGCGTCACCGTCTCTCTGGTCCGTCAGGGGGCCAGCTATAGAACCGGGGGGGTCTATAGCGAAGAGGCCCGGCTCACCGCGCCCGTGGTGCAGGGTCAGGCGGTATGCCTCACCCGTAGCGAGGTCGCCGGCTACCCAGGCAGACCGCACCCCCAGCGGGGCGCGATCCTGAATGGCCTTACCCATCCGGTAGAGGGCGGCACTGATCCCCACCACGGAGCAGGCCCGGCGTTCAGCGGGCGTCAGGGGGGCCGCGTCCAATGGATCGAGCTTCACGAGACCCACGCTCCACGGGCGGCCCATAGGTCCGACAGTTGCCGCTCCGGTTCCAGTCCGGCCGCGTAGAGCGCCGCTGCCGCCAACACGTAGTCCCCGAGGTTCGACACATGCCCAGTCGGCAGCTTGGCCGGACCGCCCAGGCTGTTCACCGCCGCTGCTCGGATCAGGCGCACCAGCGGCTCAGGCAGCGGGGCCAGGGCTGCCGCCTGTGGCTGACCCTGGAGACGCTGCATCAGGGCAGCTTTCTCTGCCTGGATGGCCGCCGCGAGTTCCTGGGTCACCGCTCCCTTTGGGCCGCGGGCCGTGAGCTTGCCGTCCTGAACGGCCAGCGTCACGCCCCGCGCGCCCAGTTCGGCCAGCAGGTCCAGCGCTACCACGTCAGCACCTCCACCTCTTCGGACGCGCCCACCAGCTCCAGGCCGGGCAAGTCCGGCAGACTCGGCAACAGGGTGTCCTGATCCGGGTCCTGGCCAACTGTGAACAGGTCAGCGCCTGGGGTCACCTTGAGCCGGTAGGCTTTCGGCGCACCGCGTCCCGGCTGCTTCACTTCCTCGATGCGGTCCCAGATCAGGCCCAACGCCCGGCTCACCGCTTCACGCGCCGCTCGGTCTCGCAAGTTGCTGCACTGGATGGCCAGCCCCACCAGCTCCGCATACGGCACTGTGGCCCCGCTGCTGCGCTCCAGGTGGGCCAGGACTGCCGCTGTCGCCCGGCTGCCCCGCTTATCCTGCCCCTCTTCTTCCGGAAGATCGTAGGGCTTCAGTTGGACACTCACCGCCGCATCCTGCTCGTCGAAGGTCCGTTCAATCTCCAGGCCCAGGGTGTAGCCGCTCTTGGAGAAGCTGGCCTTTCGGACTTCCCAGCGCAGCACGTCCCGGCCGTCCACTTCCTTAGGGGGAACGCGGGTCAGGAGATGCACCGCCCGCGCCTGGGCCGTCTTGCCAGTGCTGCCCATGATGCCCCGGTCACCTTCCTTCTCCCCCGCTGCTTTCTTGGGCAGGTGATCCGTCACGATGACGGCCGCGCCGGTCCGGGCCGCGAAGTCCCGGAGGGCCAGCATGGGCAGCATGACCGCATCCAGCTTGTTTCCATCAATGCCTGGAAACGTGCCCATGAAGCTGTCAATGATGATGCAACGCGCCTGCTTCGCCTCTGCCAACGTCAGCAGCTCTTTGAATTCAACGGGCGTCAGGCCCGCCCCTGTGTTTTCTAGCACTGTCACGCCGTTCATGTCGCCATCTGGGAAGGTAGCCCGGTGCTGTTCCAGCCAGAAGCGCACGGGGCGGCTCTGCCCGTCTGCCGCGTCTGTGTTCAGGTAGATGACCGGGCCACGCGGCACAGGCCGCCCGATGAACTCCCCACAGGCGGGCCGCGTCATCTGCCACGCGAGCCCAGTCAGCAGCGTGGTTTTGCCCACGCCTTCCCGCGCCCCCAGAAAGGTGATGTAACCGCAGGGGATCAACTGGGGCACAAGGAACTCAATCCGGTTCAAGGGCGCGTGCAGGTCAATGTGCTTGAGGGCCACGCCTTACCACCCGCCCCTATTGATCCCCCAGCCGCCATCGGTGGCAGTCCATCCCTGGGATGTAGTGCCACACTGCCACAGTTCGGTTTTTTCTTCGCTGGGCGCGGCTTTTATTTGTGGCAGTCCTGTTTTGCCAGTGTTGCAGGACTGCCACAGTTCGGAGCGGTTCAGCAGGTCCCGCAGACAGTAGCCAGAGGCGGCTGCGCCCCGACGGCCTAGCAGGTCACAGAAGTCTCCTGCTTCTAGGGAGGTCAGCACCCGGACCTCTGCCGCGCCTGCCGCCTGGGCCAGCTGGCCCACCCGCTCGATGCAGCTAAGCCCGGCCGGGTCCGGATCGGCGTACAGGTAGACCACCCGTCCGGCCATGCCTTTAAGGTGCGGCACGCCGCCCGCTCCGGCCAGCCCTTGCACATCCAGGGCCAGCCCGGAAGCCAGCAGCGCCCGTGAGGCCGCTGCGCCGTTCAGCTCGCCCTCGACGATCAACAGAGCATTCCCATGCCCGTACTCAGGGCTACACCAGGCCGGCGCACCGTGAGCGGCCAAGCGGTACACGTACCGATCCAGCCCGGCCGTCTGCAGGTCGGAGGGGGTGCCCAGGTTCCTGACCTTGAGGCCCCAGGGGATACCGTCTGGCCCGGTCAGCACGAGACACAGCGCCCCTGCATGAGCCAGCAGTTTTCCTGCTCGGCTCCTGAAGTCCTGACGGAGTGTTCCGGCCTGCAGGCCGTGCCAGCCCAGCAGGCCCCGCGCCTGCAGGTCCAGGGCGGCTCGGCTTCCCTCCATGAGGGGTGCCATGAGCCGGGCCACCCGTTCCAGATCGTCCGGTGCCAGCGGAGTACAGCGGCTCAGCGCCCCGCGTACCAGGTCCAGCGCCGAAGGGGGGTGTAGACCCTCTGAGGCCGTGAGTCAGGCTGCCCGCGGCCCTCGGAAGGGACTCCGGCCAGCCGGTGCAGCTCCTCCCGCGCCTGGGCCTCTGAGTAGCCACATTCAAGCAGGAAGCCGTAAGCGTTCCCGCTCGCCCCGTCTCCCCCGTGCCGCTTCCAGCGCCAGATATCTCCATGCCGGTACACGCTGAAGCTGGGGTGAGCCTCGACTTGCCCGGCTCTCCGGTCACAGATGACGCCGCCCCGCTCACGGGTCAGGCCGCGCACAGCCTCCGGTCCCCACTCCTGGGCAACCAGATCGGGCAGGCTGACACAGGGCAGGAGTTCAGCGAGCCTCACGCGCTCACCTTCCCAGAGGCCAGCGGCAGTTCTCCCAGAACCTTCAGGGCGTGGGGATGGCCCTTGATCGCTTCGAGGATCAGGAAGGCCCGAAGACTGGCCAATTTGGAACGCGCTAAGCTATGGGCGTCAGACCCTGCCCCGTTCCCGCTCGGACGGGGCATTGTTATGCCACCTCTTCGGTGCTGCCCTGCATCAGCCGGTCAATCGTGGATGCTGGGAAAAGGAGCTTTCGTGTTCCGTTGCGAATGACCGGAACACGCCCGGAACGGGCCAGGGCATAGAGGGCATTACGCCCGAACGCCACAGCCATACTTCTCCTTCTGATACTGAACCGCCTCTAATACTGCCAGCGCCCGCTTGCCGTCCAACATGATTCCTCCTCAAATCGCTTCTTTGCGTATGCACCCTGCACCGCTCTGATACCAGCGTAAGGGGACGGCCATGGACGGGCAAGACCGAAATGGGTATCATTTCGGTAACAAGCTATGAGAGACTCACCCGTTACCCAAGAACAGGATGATCTGATTTCATTTCGGTGGGTTCGAGCCACTGAGGTCCATTGGCATGGATCGTCTCCAAAATGGCCCTCGCCTATAGGAGTTGATATGTGGCCATCCACACGCCACGACTACAGTGCTCAATTTCGAGATGTAAATAAAATTGAAAAAATTGTGAGCGCTGATGTACTGGTGCCTGGAGGCAGCATAGAAGACATATATCCTCTACAGGATAAAAATCTTTGGCTAAAGTTCGCTATCGATAACGCAAGTAAAGATGCAGTAATTGACCTCTGTAGGCGCTACGGATTTTTATTCAATGGGTTTGACCAATCTGAAAGGTTTTCTCTTTGGGAAGAAATATCAGGAGAAA encodes:
- a CDS encoding helix-turn-helix domain-containing protein translates to MSGSRRWHARLAVPTGRRSHLGFDTIGPTPYAARITLREACETRGLSVYQVAMSGTAQGTLDAGTVYRLARGETSRIDLQTLAAVAGILHTLTGQPVSVAELLSLKATGAAVPYAYRG
- a CDS encoding AAA family ATPase codes for the protein MPQLIPCGYITFLGAREGVGKTTLLTGLAWQMTRPACGEFIGRPVPRGPVIYLNTDAADGQSRPVRFWLEQHRATFPDGDMNGVTVLENTGAGLTPVEFKELLTLAEAKQARCIIIDSFMGTFPGIDGNKLDAVMLPMLALRDFAARTGAAVIVTDHLPKKAAGEKEGDRGIMGSTGKTAQARAVHLLTRVPPKEVDGRDVLRWEVRKASFSKSGYTLGLEIERTFDEQDAAVSVQLKPYDLPEEEGQDKRGSRATAAVLAHLERSSGATVPYAELVGLAIQCSNLRDRAAREAVSRALGLIWDRIEEVKQPGRGAPKAYRLKVTPGADLFTVGQDPDQDTLLPSLPDLPGLELVGASEEVEVLTW